The Streptomyces sp. RKND-216 genomic sequence GCCGGAGTTCTGGAGGATGTAGGTGGCTTGATTCAGGAAGGCGCTGACATCAACCCCCTTCTTCTGGAGGAAATCGAGGACGGCTCGGAAGACGCAGCGCTCCATCCACGCGACATGACGCCTGGCGTCGTCGTACTGCAGCATGTCGTCCATGCGACTACAGGAGTATGCCTCTCGCAGGCTTGCGGGGTCCTCCCTGTCTTCCTCCGGACGGGCACGGGTGAAAGGCCGGCGGAGACGACCGAGTAGCACGAACACGTCGAGAAGAGCATTGAGCGCCTCTTGAGCCTCTCGACGCGGCCCGCTGCGTCTCGCAGCCGCGAGCGCCTTCCTGAGCCGGGTGTTGACAGGGTTGACCACGTGCGGGCGCACTGTGATCCGGAGATAGTGGTGCTCGTATGCGAAACTGACGTAAAGTAGCGTGACCAGGTCTCCGTCCCAGGACACAATGCGCGTGCACAAGAGTCTGCGTGCCCGTTGAGTCTCCCGGGCCGCGCCCAACGATTGGGCACCGTCGGCAGCCAACGTCTGAAGAGAATCCCATTCGGCCTGACTGATCCGATCCCAGTCCGTCGCCGACACGGCTGCCACATCGAACGTATCGAGCCGGTTCTCAGGCTGGTAGTCCAACTGCGGGTCCAGCAACTTCTCGAGCTCTTCACCCACGTGGCGATGCAACTCGTCCGGAGTGAACGGCTCGAAACCACGGGTATTGCCGTGAACCATGTCGGCAACGCTTCGAAAAACCTGGCGAACGAGACGCTCCTCCTCTGTCTCGTTCTGCTTCACATCGGCCGGCACTGCCGGAGCCACATCGATGCCGATCGCGTGCTCCGACCAAAGCCGCCCCGCACCCACGACGGCATGGGTGGGCGACCGGTACCGGCGAAGGTTGAGACGGTAGGGAACCACACGGCCATCGCGGAATGGCGGTGAACGGTGGAGCGCCAGACGGCGCTTCCGCCCCACCCACCACCGCAGGTCCGAACCGGACCGCCGAGATGCCCACCGGCCGATCCGTACTTGACGGCGTGCACACATCCGGTCGATATAGCAGGCGGCCCACCCTCCGGCGAGGGCAGCCCCGGTGGCTGCAGTGAGGTCGAATCGGACGCCTGCGACGATAGTCCCGACCACGGCCACGCACAGCAGGAGCCGTCGAAGGTGAGTGAGTCCTTCCGCCGTCGCAGCCGTCTGAAGTACAGGAGTCAGGTGGAAGCCGTGCGGCGGCACCGGATGGCCAACCGCGATTCGGCGCCGCACCCAGCTCGCGTATTCGTGACCGAGCAGGATGCCCGGCTGATCCTTGTCAGCCGTGAGACGCCCAGCAATCTTCTTCAGCGCGGGCTTGCGCTTCACTCGCCGATGCGTGAGGACGATCCACAACACGCGCGGTGCGACACGCGCATAGCGCGAACAGATCCGGGCGACTGCAGCAACATGGTCGTGCCGCAAGTACGCAGCAGCACACAGCCAGCCGGCGACGTCGGACAGCGCATTCTCGGGAGATAGATCCTCAGTCGCGTCCCGCTGCTCGTGAGTGCCCGCCTCCTCCGGCGAGGAGGTTGGCCTCGGCATCGTGGGCGGCTTGCGGAGGCTGACTCGTGATCTCCTCTCACGCTCCGCCGCGAGCGCCTCGCCGTCGTCAATGCTCTCGAAACCGGTGCCGAGCCCCATCCCCCGCCTCTCGCAGTCCCCCGTGGCGGGCACCACGGTGCCCGCCACACGCCAGGGGAGGAAAGAGGGCAGAACACGGAAGCGGGCATTTTGCGCCACTCCGAGATTGTGACGGCCGTGCAGGCCGGGTCGAGCAGCACTCGTCTCTGTAGCCGACATCTTCGTAGATGCCAGCTACGTAGACGCCGGCTACAGAGACGTCTTCCACTGTCCAAGCCCGATCTCAGGTCGGGGTCAGCCGGGGGCCCAGATGTCCAGGGGGACGACGTCCACCGCGCGGCCGGCGGGGCTGATCAGGCGGCCCATCAGCTTGGTCTGCCGGAGCGCGATGGCACGGTCCACCAGGGTCAGTTCCGGCAGGTGCTCGGCGAGCTGTGCCTCCAGGCGCTGCACGTCGGCCACGGAACGCAGCCAGACGGTGAAGAGGAGGTTCTGCGGTCCGGTGACGGAGGCGCAGAGGCGGACCTCCGCCATGGACAGCAGGCCGCGTGCCGTCGCGGCAACCCGGTCGGCCGGGACCCTCGCCCACAGGGTGGCCGACACCGGCCACTCGGTGAGCTCGCGAGCGACCTCGCAGCGCAGTACGAGGTCGCGGGCCTCGATCAGCTGGTGGAGCCTGCGCCGCACCGTCGCCGCGCTCACGCCCGCCACTGCGGCCAGCTCCGACGCGGAGCGGCGTCCGTCGGCGGCGACGGCGGGAATCAGCGCACGGGTCACCGCGTCCGGGCGCAGGGTCGTACGGCCCACTGCGGGGCCCGGACCGGGGGCGGGGCCGGGCGCGGGCGCGGCGACCCGGAGGCGGCTCTGCTGCTGCTCGGTGAGGGCCCGCAGCCGCCATCGGCTGCCGTCGCCGAACACCTGGGTGGCCAGCTGGGCACGGGTCCCGACGACTCCCGGCAGCCGGGACATCCGGTCCAGGATGAGCCGTGACATGCCGGTGAGCCCGGGGGCGAAGACGGTGACCAGCAGGTCCCGGCCGCCCGCCATGTGCTCGACCGTGACGATCTGGGGTTCCCGCGCGAGGGCGTCGGCGACGGCCTCGACACGCCCGGCCCGGCAGTCGACCTCCACCAGCGCCACTTCGAGGCTCTTGCGCAGGAAGAGCCCGGGGTATGCGGTGATCCAGGCGCGCCCGGTGCCGCGCAGCCGCTCCCACCGGCGGGCCACGGTCACGGGATCCGCTCCGAGGACCTTGCCGAGCAGGCTCCAGGAGGCGCGGGGGGCCATCTGGAGCGCGTGGATCAGCGCTTCGTCGTGGGCGTTGAGAGGGCCGGCCGTCGGCCCGGGAGGGTGATCGGAGGTGTCCATATCCTGCATTCCGGCGTTGATTCTGCGGGATTCCTGCGATGTGCAGCTTAGACCTTCCCGTATCCGTCGCCACCCTCCACCTTTTCCTGCAACCCACGTGCTCCGGGGCACACGCCCCGGTCGGCGCGCCGCACTCCACCGACAGGGAGGGACACACCATGGCCGAAACCGGCTCGGTGTCCGCACAGGCGACAGCCGCACCGCCCGCGACGAAGGACTCGAGAACGGGGGGCGGGAACGGGCGGCGGGAGCTGCTGGCCGCCACCGTCGGCGGCGTCGTGGAGTCGTTCGACTGGACGATCTACGCCGTCCTCGCCCCGTACTTCGCCTCGGAGATGTTCCCCGGCGACGATCCGGTGGCCAAGCTGCTCGGCGCCTACCTGGGTTTCGCGGTCGGGTTCGTGGTGCGGCCCTTCGGGTCCTACGTCATCGGCCGGATCAGCGACCGGCGGGGGCGCCGCTTCGGTCTGATGCTGTCGATGATCCTCATCTCCTGTGCGTCGTTCCTGCTGGCCGCGCTGCCCACGGCAGCGCAGATCGGGGTGATGGCACCGCTCCTGCTGGTCGCGATCCGGTTGGTCCAGGGCCTGTCGATGGGCGGGGAGAACCCGAGCGTCGCCGCGTACGTCACCGAGACCGCGCCGAAGCGGCTCCGTTTCCTCTACAGCGGCATCAGCTACAGCGGCATCATCCTGGGCAACATCCTGTGCTTCGGCGTGCTGACGGTGATGCTGGCCGTGCTCGGCGAGGACGGCGTGGCGGACGGCGGCTGGCGCATCGGCTTCGTGGTGGCGGGACTCATGGGCCTGCTGTCGCTGTGGGTGCGGCGCACCGCGCAGGAGTCCGAGGAGTTCACAGCGGGGACGACGGACGCCCCGTCCGCGGTGGCGGCGGCGGAGCGGCGCGCGCTGTTCCGTACCTCGGCGCGGAACATGACCGCCGTGTTCCTCACGACGCTCGGCATCACGGTCAGCTACTACTTCGGCACCACCTACCTGCCGCAGTACGCCGAACGGCTCGGTCTCAGCTCCGGCGCGGAGGGCACGGCCGCCATGCTGGTGCCGCTCACGCTGCTGATCGTCGCGATGGCCGCGTCCGGCATCCTGGCGGACCGCGTCGGATCCACCCGGACCGTGCGCACCGGGCTGGGGCTCCTGGCCTTCTGCACCGTGCCCGTCTTCCAGGCGATGGAGGCCGAGGTGCTGCCGGTGTGGGTGGCGACGGTCCTGCACCTACTCTGCCTGGCCGCGCCGTTGGCGCTGTTCAACGTCTTCTTCGCCCGGCTGTTCCCGGTGCAGATCAGGGTGGTCGCGATGGGCCTGCCGTTCACGGCCGCCGTCGGGCTGTTCGGCGGCACGTTCCCGATGGTCGCGGAGGCACTCGCCGGCGCCGGGCACATCGCGATGGTGCCGTGGCTCGCGGCGGCGGCGTGCGCCGTCTCCTTCGCAGCGACCTTCCTCATCCGCCGCCCGGCGCACGCCTGACGGCCGGGCCCACCCGTACGAAGCGACTGGAGGCACACCATGAATCTGCGCGAGGACGCCGCCGCCGTCCAGGACGACCTGGTCCGGCTGCGGCGCGCCCTGCACCAGCACCCGGAGACCGGACTCGACCTCCCGCGCACCCAGGAGAAGGTGCTCGCCGAGATCGACGGGCTGGGCCTGGAGGTCACGACGGGACGGCGCCTCAGTTCCGTCACGGCGGTGCTGCGCGGGGCGCGGCCGGGGCCCACCGTGCTGCTGCGCGGGGACATGGACGCCCTGCCGGTCGAGGAGCGCACCGGACTGGACTACGCCTCCCGGACCGGGACCACGATGCACGCCTGCGGCCACGACCTGCACACGGCGATGCTGGCCGGGGCCGCGCGTCTGCTGGCCTCGCACCGGGACCGGCTGGCGGGCGACGTCGTCTTCATGTTCCAGCCGGGCGAGGAGGGGTTCGACGGGGCGCGGCTGATGGTCGAGGACGGTGTCCTGGACGCCTCGGGGACGCGCCCGGTCGCCGCCTACGCGGTGCACGTGCTGTCGGCGGGGCACGCCTCCGGCCGGTTCTTCACCCGCGGGGGGCCGGCGATGGCTGCGTCGAACGTGCTCACCGTGACCGTCCGGGGCGCGGGCGGGCACGGTTCGATGCCGCACCGCGCCGCCGACCCCGTGCCGGCGGCGTGCGAGATGGTGACCGCGCTGCAGACCTGGATCAGCCGCACCTTCGACGTCTTCGACCCGGTCGTGCTCACCGTCGGCAGCTTCCACGCGGGCACCAAGCAGAACGTGATTCCGGAATCCGCCACCTTCGAGGCGACGGTCCGCTCGTTCTCCCCCGCCACGCAGGCCCGGCTGAAGGACGGCACGGTCGAGCTGTGCCGAGGCATCGCCGCGGGTCACGGGCTGCGGGTGGACGCGGAGTTCACCGAGCTCTACCCCGTGACCGTCAACGACGCGCGGGAGGCGGCGTTCGTCGAGCGGACCGTCGCCGAGCTGCACGGCGAGGAGCGTTTCGAGCCGATGGCGCACCCGCTGGCCGGGGCCGAGGACTTCTCGCGGGTCCTGGACGAGGTGCCGGGGGCGATGACGATGCTCGGTGCCCCGCCCGCAGGGGCCGACCCGGAGTCCTCCGCGAACAACCACTCGCCGCACGCCGCGTTCGACGACGCGGTGCTGGCGGACGGTGCGGCGCTCTACGCGCGGCTGGCCCTGGACCGTACGGCCGCGGGAGTCTGACGCGGCGCGCCGTACGTCCGCGCCCGCGCCCGGGGCGTGCGCGGTCGTGTGGGAACGGCCGTCAGGTTGCCGTTCCCACACGAGTGGGGCGCGTTGGCCCCGGGCAGGTCGGTGAGGGTCAGGCGCAGGGTCCGAGGTCCTCCCAGACGCCCCACTCGCCGGTGGTGCCGGGTTCCTCGCCCTTGACCCACCATTTGGCGCGCCAGGTGTGGCCCTCCCAGGTGACGCGGTCGTCGCCGAGGTAGGTGGCCGTGGGGTTCCAGGCGGGCGCGGTGCAGTCGCCCGGGTCCGGGTCACCGGGGTCTCCCGGGTCGCCGCCGCCACCGATGTTGACGTCGATGCAGGCGTAGAAGGCGTTGGCCGTGTCGGCGATGTTCCAGACGGCGAGGACCTTCTGCTGCCCGGAGATTCCGCCGAAGTCGACCCGGTGGGTGACGGTGGCGCCGGGCTGCGCGCCGCCGTCGTTGAACTCGGCGATCTTCTGCCCGCCGACGAAGTACTGCCAGGTGCTGGTGGCGTGGCGGGCGGTCAGGGTCCACGAGAAGTGCGTCGAGCTGCTGACCGGGGTGACGCGCCAGCCCTTGCCGTCGTCGTCGAGTTCGGCGAACTGCTGGTTCCCGCCGCTGCAGCTGCGCAGGCCCTTGGGTCCCTCGACGCTCTGCGGCTCGTACTTGATCTGGCCGCACTCGACGTCGCCTGCCGCGCACTGGGCCTGGCGGCTGGGGGGCGTGGAGACGTAGCCGTGCGCGCTGGCCGTCTGGGCGGGGAGGCTCACCGCGAGCAGGGGTGCGATGCCCGCACCGATCACGGCCGCCAGTCTTCGCTTCGGGTTCATGCCGACTCCTTCGCTGTCGAGGACGCACAGGCCAGGGGGTGGGGGCGAAGCGGGTCCGCAGGAGCAGCCAAAGGAACAGACCAACCTCGCCGCTGGTCTAGACCTTAATGATTGTCCGGGGCCCGTCAAGAGGTACGGCGCGGATCGCGGAAGCCCCGGAATAGACCCCGGTCCTCGGACGTTGGCGTCCGCATGACGTTCTCCGTGCCGGTCACCGTGCGTGGCTACGAACTCGACACCCAGGGGCACCTCAACCAGGCCGTCTACCTCCAGTACGCCGAGCACGCACGGTGGGAACTGCTGCGGGCGGCCGGGCTGCCGCAGGACAAGCTCCTGGCGGACGGGGTCGGGCCGGTGGCGCTGGAGACCACGCTGAAGTTCCGGCGTGAGCTCTGCGGCGGCGACGACGTGCGGGTCACCTGCGGGTTCGAGTTCACCCGGAGCCGGACGTTCCGCATCCGGCAGGAGATCCTGACCGTGGACGGCGCCGTGGCCGCGGAGGTGACGGCCCTCGCCGGCATCCTCGACCTCGCCACGCGCAAGCTCGTCCCCGACCCGGCCGAACGGCTGCGGTCGCTGGCCGACCAGGCCGACCTGCTGGGCTGAACGCGCCCCGGACGCGCCGCGGGACACACAGTCGCGCGCCGGAGGGTGGGGCGGCTGGACCCGGGGGGCGGCGGCACGGCCATACTGTCTCCCGTGGAGCAACGACCTGAATCCCCCGAACCGGCCGTGCTCAGCGCCGGCACGGACCCGACGCACATCCCCGGCCTGCCCGGACCGGCCACCGCGGCGGCGGAGCGGCAGCAGTCCCCCGACGCGTCGGTGGCGGAGGCTGAGCCCGCCACCGACGGCGGACCGGACGACGAGCCGCAGGCGCAGGAGCCGCCCCGGACCGGCGACTCCCCCGGCGCGGCCCTCGACGAGGCCGAGGCGGACGACGAGGCGGGCGACGAGGCCGAGGCCGACGGCGAGACCGCGGACGCCGACGAACCGGCGGAACGCGACCCGCACGACGACGAAGAGCCGCCGGAAGGGCCCGCGTTCGAGGTGCGGGACCACCGGGGGGCGATCCTCGCGGACGGGCGCGGCGTGGTGTTCCGGCTGGACGACACCGAGGCGCGTTTCCGGTGGTCCGACATCGGCTCCGTCGAGATCGGCGCCTCCCGTTTCGCGAAGCGCTTCGAGGTCGCCGTCGGCACGCGGGACCCGCACCGCCGCTTCGACGCCGAGGTCATCGCGCCGACCCGCAAGACCCTCCAGCAGTGGACAGAGGACCTGGACGCCGTCCTCGACGCCTGGTTCGACGACGACCCGAAGTAGCCGGGTCCGCCGCCCGGCACAGCGGAGCCGCACACCGGGAACGAGATCACTCCGTTCCCGGTGGTGTAGGCTTCCCACGCCTGTCTCTGCTTCCTCCGGCACCTCACCGACGCGATGTTCGCGCAGGTCACGGCGGGGGCGGCGACTTCTTCTAGTGCTTCAGATCGAGAGGCACACAGCGCGGAGCCGATGCGGCCCCGTGCGAGGCCGGGGCACCTCCCGTGGATCTTTCGGGACGCCGTGGCCGGGTGTGTCTTCTCCCGCGCTGTCTGCTTGTCCGGACAGTTGAACGGGAGAGGACCCCGCCGTGATCAGTACACCGGTTCCGCCGGCCGCCCGCACGCGGCGCCGCCCCCGGCCCTGCCCGTTGCCCGGCTCCGCAAGCCACGGGGGGCGGCCCGTGCCCGCCTGAGCGGCACGGGAGGTCGAGCTGCCCGGCACCGGCGACGGTCGTCACTACGCCGTGACAGGTCCCCACCCCCGGCGCACCTCTCTGCCGCAGCACCGGCCTTCCTCAGCCCTGTCACGCGCCCTTCAGCCAGCCCTTCCGCGCGCCCGCACGTCCGGGGCGGCGCGACACGCCCCCCGGCCGCAGACGGGCCGGTCCCCGGCGCCACCGCCACGCACCGGAGTCGTCTCCGGTCACCACCCCCGAGGGATCAGGAAATGAGCACGATCGACCCCGCCGACCGCGAGGTGACCTCACCGGCGCGGGTGCCGGCCGACGGCGAGGCCGAATGCGGCCTCACCGTGGCCGAGTTGGAGGCGGAGATCGACCGGCTGCGCACCGAGGTGACGCAGTTGCGGCACGCGATGGCGAGCCGCAGCGTCATCGACCAGGCACGAGGCATGGTGATGGTGATGGCCCGCTGCCCTCCACAAGTCGCCTGGGAGGTCCTGGTGGAGGTCTCGCAGCACACCAACACCAAATTGCGCGACGTCGCCATGGCGCTGGTCGCCACCGCACAGGGCCGCACCAGGCTGCCCCAGCCGCTCGGCGCGGAACTCGCCGCCGCGCTGCGCCGCCGGAGGTGAGCCGGAGCGGACGAACGGGCCGGCGCGGCGGGCCCATGCCGTGGTGGCGCAGGGCCGTGGTGACGCGACCGGTCAGGGCAGAGGGGCGCCGCGGGCGGCGAGCCACAGGTCGTACCACTCCTGGTGGTCGAGGCGGGGCGCGCCCAACGCCGCGTCACGGCAGGCACGGATGCGCTCCGGGCGGGTGGAGCCAACGACCGGGACGACGGCCGCGGGGTGGCGTTGCAGCCACCACAGCAGCACCGTCTCGGGCGTGGTGCCCTTGTCCTGGGCCAGCCGCCGGACGAGCGCGGCGGTCTGCCGGTCCTCCGGGGTGACCGGGCGGCCGGTGTACCGGCCCTGGGCGAGGGAACCCCAGGCCTGCAGCGCGACCCCGTGGGCCCGGCAGTGCTCAAGGGTCCCGTGCGGGAAGCCGTTGCCGGCGGCCTCTGCGGTGTTGACCACGACGCCGGACTCCAGCCAGTCCCGGTGGTGCAGGCTCATCTCCAGCTGGTTCACCTCCAGCGGGAAGGGCAGCGACGCCTGGAGGTGGGCGATCTGCGGGCCGCTCATGTTCGAGACGCCGAAGCGGCGCACCAGCCCCTGCCGGTGCAGCGAGGTGAGCGCCTCCGCGACGTCGTCGGGGTCGGCGAGCGGGTCGGGTCGGTGCAGCAGCAGGACGTCGACGACGTCGGTGCGCAGCCGGGTCAGGCTCTCCTCGACGCGACGCACGACGGACGCGCCCCGCAGGTCGTAGTGGCCCGGACGGTCGCCGTCGGGGAGACGGATGCCGCACTTGGTCTGCAGGGTGAGGCGTTCGCGCAGGCCGGGGCTGCGGGCGAGGACCTCGCCGAAGACGGCCTCCGCCTTGCCGTGCCGGTAGATGTCGGCGTGGTCGAAGGTCGTGATGCCGCTGTCGAGCGCGGCCGCGACCGCCGCCTCCGCGGCGTCGACGTCGACCGGACCGTACGGTTCCGGCTGCCAGCTGCCGCCGAGACCCATGCATCCGTAGACGAGTCCGTTGCCTGCGCGGGGTCGAGTGGTCACCGGACCACCTTCGCACGGCGCCTCCGGCACGGGCTCCGGCGCCCCCGGACGCCCCCGGGCCTCCGCCCGCGCCTCGAACGATGTCCTGTTTCGAGGAGGCCGGCCGCTGCACGCCGGTCGTACCGCGACGAAGGGGCAGCCCGGGCACGTCCGGTCGCCGTGGCGCTCGGCAACGCCTCGCTGCTGGGCGTCGGTCACCTCCTACGTGAGCGATGTCGGACCGCCGTCGCAGCAGGACGTCGACGCGTCCACGTCCGACGTGCGCCACGTTCGACCCGCTGACCAGCCGCCGGCCGGGGGGCGGGGGGTCAGCCCGCCGGCCGGATCCGGAGCACGGTGCTCCCGTCGCGGATGCCGTGGCGGCGCAGCCGCCGTTGCTGGAGAAGCCGGAGCGCGTGAGCGTGGTCATTATCCGCACGTCCTCGTCGCCGACAGCCGTCACCCGGAGCATGCCGAGGCCGAAGCGGTCCGGGAGCGGCAGCGTGACGGGACCGGGCACCTCGATCTCGCAGCTGCCGTCCGCGCAGGCCCGCAGATCCTCGCCGTCGGCGGCAGCCGGCAGCCGCGGCGGCACGGACGTGGACCGGGACGGGAACGGGCTCGCCGAGGGGGTGGACGCGGCGGAGCCGGAAGGGGAGGCGTCCTTCGCCCCGGCCTCCCCCGGCGCGCGGCGGGTCAGCCGCGGGCGGCCGCTTCGACGCGGTCCGCGGCCTGGGCCGGGCCGTCGACGGCGTGCATCTCCCGCTGCAGCGCACGGACACCGGCGAGCACGCTCTCGTCGGCGACGAGCCGCTCGGCCTCGGTGCGCAGCCGCTCGGGCGTGACCTCGTCCTGCGGCAGGTGCGCCCCGAGGCCGAGTTCCGCCAGCCGCTCGGCGATGAAGTGCTGTTCGGGCGTGTAGGGCACGGCGACCACGGGCGTGCCCAGGTACATCGCCTCCATCACGCTGTTGGTCCCACCGTGGGAGACGAAGACGTCGGCGCGGCGCAGGACCGACAGCTGGGGCACCCAGCTCATCAGCCGCACATTGTCGGGCACCGACCCGAGTTCGTCCCGGTCGACATGGTCGGCGGCCGCGACCACCACGTGCCAGTCGGTCCCGGCGAACGCCTCGATGTAGGTGCGCAGGATCGCCGCCTGGCCGTCGATCTGCATGCTGCCCCTGCTGACCAGGGCGACCGGTCGGCCCGGCTCCGGCTCTTCCCAGTCGGGCTCGTCGTCGCGGCTGCCCACGGAGGGGCCGACGAACGCGAACCGTTCGTCGAAGGTCTCGTGCGCGGGCTGGAAGGAACGCGGAAGGAACACCAGGTTCGACTCGTCGGCGGGCGCGTTGAACTCCTCCAGGGTCACGTGTGCCAGGCCGTGGTCCTTCAGCAACTGTCCCTGCTTGACGAAGAAGTCGATCAGCGCGGGATGGTGCGGATCGATCTCGTCGGCGAACAGCGACCCGATCTGCTGGGTGAGCGAGTACGTGTCGTTGGACGCCAGGGTCCCGAACATCTCGATCGCCGGGCGCTTCCACTTGCGAGCCAGCACCCGGCCCGCGGCGAACGTGCTGACGTCGTACAGCAGCACGTCGGGGATGTCGTCGCCGAACCCCTCCTCGAGCACGGGGACGGTGGCGATGCCCTCGTCGATCGACCGGACGGGCTCGTGGACCATGTACTCGGCGTCCATCGTGTCCGGCAGCTTCCGGGACGTCAGCCACGACTCGTAGCACAGGGCCCGGGCTCCCGCGGCGGTCACCTTCTCCTCGAACCTGCGGGTGGTCGCGAAGGTCACGCGGTGCCCGCGCCGTACGAGCTCCTCGACGATGGGGAGCGTCGGGCTGACGTGTCCGAACTCGGGAAGCGGCATGAAAGCCACGTGGTACGCCGACATGGCCGCAGCATGCCAGCGCACGCACCGGCCGGGCGTCGCTCCGGATGATGTCTGAGGACTTCATCAGTCCGCCCCTGCGCCACCGCTCCGGGCCGTGCGTCGAGAGCACCGAGGAGTACGCACCCGCCGGACGGAATGGCCGTGCGCCGACGCCCCGCTCCGGAGCAGAATCGGGACCATGGCGGACATGCGAGCGTTCCGGGACGCGGTTACCGACTGGGCGGCGGGCGGCGCCGACGAACCCGCACACACACTGGCCGCGCGGCTGGAGGTGCGGACCGCAGTGCTGCTGGAGGGGCCGAGCGACCTCGCGGCCGTGGAGACGCTGGCCGCGCTCCGCAGCCGCGACCTGGCGGGCGAGGGCGTGTGCGTCATCCCGATGGGCGGGGCGATGAGCGTCGGCCGCTACGCCGGCCTCCTCGGGCGTACCGGGCTGGGGCTGCGGCTGACCGGCCTGTGCGACGAGCGGGAGCGGGGCTACTACGACCGGGCTCTGGACCGGGCCCGCGCGCCGCGCGACGGGATCTTCGTGTGCGTCCGGGACCTGGAGGAGGAACTGATCCGCGCGCTGGGCGTGGCGAGGGTCGAGGAGATCGTGGAGGACGAGGGCGACCTGCGGGCCTGGCGGACCTTCGTCCGCCAGCCCGCCCAGCGCAGCGAGTCGCCCGAGCAGCAGATGCGGCGCTTCCTGGGCACGAAGAAGGGCCGCAAGATCCGCTACGGCACGCTCCTGGTCGGAGCCCTCGACGGCCGCCGGACTCCCGCGCCCCTCGACGGCCTCCTGGCGAGTCTGTGACGTCGGCATTGGCCAGGGCGTCGATGACGCCGTGGGTTCGCTGCCGCGTTGATGTGGGGGGGACGACCCCGGGCAGCGAGGGCGACGCCCACCGCAGCCGCCCCGCCGGATCGGCGATGACCTGCACGTTCAGCCCGCGCTTCGTATGTTGACCGTGCCGCACGTGGGCCAAGACCGGCAGAACCTGTCCCCCCTCAGTCAGCTTCGCCACCGCTCGCCCTGTTCGCGGCGATGTGCGGCCAGGTCGCGGGCGAGGAAGCGCAGGGTCGAGGTGGACAGATCGGCGCCGGCTGGGTGGACAACCACGCGGAAGCTCCTGGCAGGACGACTGGAATCCGACACCCCCCGTCTACCAGGAACGTTCTCTACGCCCGCTGGGCTAGCACAGAAGTCACGCGGAAGCGGCAGGGACGGGCGGACGAGAAAACGGACCCCGTTCGTGGTCACGAACGGGGCCTGAGACAAGATCGCCGGTGCGTCGGTCACGCCGCTGGCCGCGATCTTGATCGACTGACCGCGACATCGCAGGACAGGCGACCGGAAAAGTGGTGTCCGAGGGGGGACTTGAACCCCCACGCCCGATAAAGGGCACTAGCACCTCAAGCTAGCGCGTCTGCCATTCCGCCACCCGGACAGGGTGTCCCGCACGGCGTGCGCCGCGCTGACGGGACACACCATACCAAGGATCCGCGGTGCTCCTCACCTGGGTAAACCGGGACGGAGGAGAGCCCCGGGCGGGGCCCTCCTCCGTGGTTCACGGGTTCGGCGTCAGCGGTGGCTCTTCATGAGCTGCCCGCGCACGGCACCGGCCGGGAAGCGGTCGTTGTGGACGTTGACGTAGAAGAAGAACGGGTCCTTCTTGATGCCCTCAAGCTCCCAGAAGGTCAGGACGCGGGCGGCGTTGTTCGGGTTCTGCCAGCTGCGGGCGCGGATGCAGTCCGAGACGGCGCCGTTGCGCGGCGGGGTCTTGAGGGTGACGGCGATCGGACCGGCCTCGCCGCGGGGGCCGAAGTGGATGTGGGCGGCGGTCGGGGTGGCGACACGGCGGACGCTCAGCTTGTAGCAGAAGGTGCCGTTCTCGATCTTGTAGCGGAAGCGGCCTTCGCCGTTCCCGTCGCCGGGGCCGGGCACCTCCTGCTCGCCGTCGAGGTGGGCCCAGCCGGTGACCTTGTGCTTGCCGCCGCCCATCGCGTCGGCGCCGGCCGGCGCGGCCACGGTGGTGAGCAGGACCGAGGCGCCCA encodes the following:
- a CDS encoding thioesterase family protein, producing MTFSVPVTVRGYELDTQGHLNQAVYLQYAEHARWELLRAAGLPQDKLLADGVGPVALETTLKFRRELCGGDDVRVTCGFEFTRSRTFRIRQEILTVDGAVAAEVTALAGILDLATRKLVPDPAERLRSLADQADLLG
- a CDS encoding lytic polysaccharide monooxygenase is translated as MNPKRRLAAVIGAGIAPLLAVSLPAQTASAHGYVSTPPSRQAQCAAGDVECGQIKYEPQSVEGPKGLRSCSGGNQQFAELDDDGKGWRVTPVSSSTHFSWTLTARHATSTWQYFVGGQKIAEFNDGGAQPGATVTHRVDFGGISGQQKVLAVWNIADTANAFYACIDVNIGGGGDPGDPGDPDPGDCTAPAWNPTATYLGDDRVTWEGHTWRAKWWVKGEEPGTTGEWGVWEDLGPCA
- a CDS encoding MFS transporter, with amino-acid sequence MAETGSVSAQATAAPPATKDSRTGGGNGRRELLAATVGGVVESFDWTIYAVLAPYFASEMFPGDDPVAKLLGAYLGFAVGFVVRPFGSYVIGRISDRRGRRFGLMLSMILISCASFLLAALPTAAQIGVMAPLLLVAIRLVQGLSMGGENPSVAAYVTETAPKRLRFLYSGISYSGIILGNILCFGVLTVMLAVLGEDGVADGGWRIGFVVAGLMGLLSLWVRRTAQESEEFTAGTTDAPSAVAAAERRALFRTSARNMTAVFLTTLGITVSYYFGTTYLPQYAERLGLSSGAEGTAAMLVPLTLLIVAMAASGILADRVGSTRTVRTGLGLLAFCTVPVFQAMEAEVLPVWVATVLHLLCLAAPLALFNVFFARLFPVQIRVVAMGLPFTAAVGLFGGTFPMVAEALAGAGHIAMVPWLAAAACAVSFAATFLIRRPAHA
- a CDS encoding M20 family metallopeptidase, whose amino-acid sequence is MNLREDAAAVQDDLVRLRRALHQHPETGLDLPRTQEKVLAEIDGLGLEVTTGRRLSSVTAVLRGARPGPTVLLRGDMDALPVEERTGLDYASRTGTTMHACGHDLHTAMLAGAARLLASHRDRLAGDVVFMFQPGEEGFDGARLMVEDGVLDASGTRPVAAYAVHVLSAGHASGRFFTRGGPAMAASNVLTVTVRGAGGHGSMPHRAADPVPAACEMVTALQTWISRTFDVFDPVVLTVGSFHAGTKQNVIPESATFEATVRSFSPATQARLKDGTVELCRGIAAGHGLRVDAEFTELYPVTVNDAREAAFVERTVAELHGEERFEPMAHPLAGAEDFSRVLDEVPGAMTMLGAPPAGADPESSANNHSPHAAFDDAVLADGAALYARLALDRTAAGV
- a CDS encoding ANTAR domain-containing protein; the protein is MSTIDPADREVTSPARVPADGEAECGLTVAELEAEIDRLRTEVTQLRHAMASRSVIDQARGMVMVMARCPPQVAWEVLVEVSQHTNTKLRDVAMALVATAQGRTRLPQPLGAELAAALRRRR
- a CDS encoding Lrp/AsnC family transcriptional regulator, translating into MDTSDHPPGPTAGPLNAHDEALIHALQMAPRASWSLLGKVLGADPVTVARRWERLRGTGRAWITAYPGLFLRKSLEVALVEVDCRAGRVEAVADALAREPQIVTVEHMAGGRDLLVTVFAPGLTGMSRLILDRMSRLPGVVGTRAQLATQVFGDGSRWRLRALTEQQQSRLRVAAPAPGPAPGPGPAVGRTTLRPDAVTRALIPAVAADGRRSASELAAVAGVSAATVRRRLHQLIEARDLVLRCEVARELTEWPVSATLWARVPADRVAATARGLLSMAEVRLCASVTGPQNLLFTVWLRSVADVQRLEAQLAEHLPELTLVDRAIALRQTKLMGRLISPAGRAVDVVPLDIWAPG